One window of the Methanocaldococcus vulcanius M7 genome contains the following:
- a CDS encoding DUF2283 domain-containing protein: MKIRYDPKSDILYILIKEGEIEDTDEIDEDVWIEYDKDGNIVGIELWNAGEKVISNILKEIKNLDKAKIA, encoded by the coding sequence ATGAAAATTAGATACGACCCAAAATCAGATATTCTTTACATATTGATTAAAGAAGGAGAAATTGAGGATACTGATGAGATTGATGAAGATGTTTGGATAGAGTATGATAAAGATGGAAATATAGTGGGTATTGAATTATGGAATGCGGGTGAAAAAGTAATTAGCAATATTCTAAAAGAAATTAAAAACTTAGATAAAGCAAAAATTGCTTAG
- a CDS encoding KEOPS complex subunit Pcc1, with product MNVSAKLQLRIPKEVCKSMEVDNYTKGNFKIILKCENNTSTLIIKTNTIGSLKSTLDDFFRCLNASLETYNILK from the coding sequence ATGAATGTATCGGCAAAATTGCAACTTAGAATTCCGAAAGAAGTTTGTAAAAGTATGGAAGTAGATAACTACACTAAGGGAAACTTTAAAATAATTCTAAAATGTGAAAATAACACTTCAACACTAATAATAAAAACAAACACAATAGGATCATTAAAATCAACGCTTGATGATTTTTTCAGATGTTTAAATGCAAGTTTAGAAACTTACAATATTTTGAAATAG
- a CDS encoding nucleotidyltransferase family protein: MSKIKEILKKHKKELKGRYRVGYISIFGSYARGEQTEKSDIDIIVEFDENNYPSFSEYLELIKYLEKILGLKVDLITKNSIHNPYIKKSIEEDLIYV, translated from the coding sequence TTGTCTAAGATTAAGGAGATATTGAAAAAGCATAAGAAAGAACTTAAAGGGAGATATAGAGTTGGATATATCTCTATATTTGGCTCTTATGCAAGAGGAGAACAAACTGAAAAGAGCGATATTGATATTATAGTTGAGTTTGATGAAAACAATTATCCTTCATTTTCAGAGTATTTAGAGTTAATTAAATATTTAGAAAAGATTTTAGGATTAAAAGTTGATTTAATAACTAAAAACTCAATTCATAATCCTTATATAAAAAAATCTATTGAGGAGGATTTAATTTATGTCTAA
- a CDS encoding HepT-like ribonuclease domain-containing protein produces the protein MSKRDVKAFLYDILESANDVIEFTKDIDYNEFISNKMVRYAVIRALEIIGEASRYISKDFREKYPNVPWKETVGLGNIPINKYLYPSLDDS, from the coding sequence ATGTCTAAGAGGGATGTTAAAGCATTCCTATATGATATCTTAGAGAGTGCTAATGATGTTATTGAATTTACCAAAGATATTGATTATAATGAATTCATAAGCAATAAAATGGTAAGATACGCTGTTATTAGAGCTTTAGAAATTATTGGAGAGGCATCAAGATATATTAGCAAAGATTTTAGGGAGAAATATCCAAATGTCCCATGGAAAGAGACAGTAGGATTGGGGAACATTCCAATTAATAAATATTTATATCCTTCTTTGGACGATAGTTAA
- the carB gene encoding carbamoyl-phosphate synthase large subunit encodes MDMEKLKEILLKAKKLGFSDKQIANLLGMDEIEVRDLRKKLNIIPLYKMVDTCAAEFEAKTPYYYSAYETFVYKEQDESNPSDRKKVIIIGSGPIRIGQGIEFDYSSVHAVLALKEMGIEAIIVNNNPETVSTDYDTSDKLYFEPITFEDVLNIAEREKERGELLGVIVQFGGQTAINLAMKLKKAGVNILGTTPENINAAEDREEFSKLLKKLNIPQAEGGTAFTKEEALKIAKRIGYPVLVRPSYVLGGRAMQIVYSEEELIEYMEEAVRVSEEHPVLIDKFLEDAIELDVDAVCDGESVLIGAIMEHIEEAGVHSGDSATVIPPQTLPKEIIDTVIDYTAKLARALNIVGLLNVQYAVKDGVVYVLEANPRASRTVPYVSKSVGIPLAKLATKIMLGKKLEELINDYDVEKVAEKVWIAKPKYVSIKESVFPFLKLPGVDPVLGPEMKSTGEAIGIDKDFGKAYYKAQLSANMELPIFGNVFISVRDKDKKQIVDVAKKLHELGFTIYATEGTAKVLRENNIPAILVKKISESPNDNVIKLMRDGKIHLIINTSSGKKAKSDGYYIRRAAVDLGIPYITTIPGAKATVKAIEAVKNGELDVYSLDELDASIKNRF; translated from the coding sequence ATGGATATGGAAAAATTAAAGGAAATTTTATTAAAAGCAAAAAAATTAGGATTCTCTGATAAGCAGATTGCTAATTTATTAGGAATGGATGAGATAGAAGTTAGGGACTTGAGAAAGAAACTCAACATTATCCCATTGTATAAAATGGTAGATACCTGTGCTGCTGAATTTGAGGCAAAAACTCCATACTATTACTCTGCCTATGAGACGTTTGTTTATAAGGAGCAGGATGAGAGCAATCCTTCCGATAGAAAGAAAGTTATAATCATTGGTTCTGGACCTATAAGAATTGGACAAGGGATAGAATTTGATTATTCAAGTGTTCATGCTGTCTTAGCTTTAAAAGAGATGGGAATTGAAGCAATAATTGTAAATAACAACCCGGAGACGGTTTCAACCGACTATGATACCTCAGACAAGCTTTATTTTGAACCGATAACATTTGAGGATGTGTTAAATATTGCTGAGAGAGAGAAGGAGAGAGGAGAGTTATTGGGAGTTATAGTTCAATTTGGTGGGCAGACAGCAATAAACTTAGCTATGAAGTTGAAAAAGGCAGGAGTTAATATCTTAGGAACTACTCCAGAGAATATAAATGCTGCTGAGGATAGAGAAGAGTTTTCAAAGCTTTTAAAGAAGTTAAATATTCCTCAGGCAGAAGGAGGGACTGCATTTACAAAGGAAGAGGCATTAAAAATAGCTAAAAGAATTGGTTACCCTGTTTTAGTTAGACCTTCCTATGTTTTGGGAGGAAGGGCTATGCAGATCGTATATAGTGAGGAGGAGTTAATTGAGTATATGGAAGAGGCAGTTAGAGTTTCAGAAGAGCATCCTGTATTAATTGACAAGTTTTTGGAGGATGCCATTGAGTTAGATGTTGATGCTGTTTGTGATGGGGAGAGTGTTTTAATTGGAGCTATAATGGAGCATATTGAAGAGGCAGGAGTGCATAGCGGGGACTCAGCAACAGTTATTCCTCCTCAAACTTTACCAAAGGAGATAATCGATACAGTTATAGATTACACTGCAAAATTGGCAAGGGCTTTAAACATAGTAGGGCTTTTAAACGTGCAGTATGCAGTTAAAGATGGAGTTGTTTATGTCTTAGAGGCAAACCCAAGGGCTTCAAGAACTGTTCCTTATGTAAGTAAATCAGTTGGAATTCCACTGGCTAAGTTAGCCACAAAGATTATGCTTGGTAAGAAGTTGGAGGAGTTGATTAATGACTATGATGTTGAAAAAGTTGCTGAGAAGGTTTGGATTGCTAAGCCGAAGTATGTGTCGATAAAAGAATCGGTCTTTCCGTTTTTGAAACTACCGGGAGTTGATCCTGTTTTAGGACCAGAGATGAAATCCACAGGAGAAGCGATTGGAATTGATAAGGACTTTGGAAAAGCATACTACAAAGCCCAGTTATCTGCAAATATGGAGTTGCCGATTTTTGGAAACGTCTTTATAAGTGTTAGGGATAAAGACAAAAAACAGATTGTAGATGTTGCTAAAAAACTTCATGAGCTTGGGTTTACAATATATGCAACAGAAGGAACTGCAAAAGTTTTGAGAGAGAATAATATTCCTGCAATACTTGTTAAAAAAATATCTGAGAGCCCAAATGATAATGTTATAAAGTTGATGAGGGATGGAAAGATACACTTAATAATAAACACTTCCTCTGGAAAGAAGGCAAAGTCAGACGGGTATTATATAAGAAGAGCGGCAGTAGATTTAGGTATTCCTTATATAACAACAATTCCAGGAGCAAAAGCTACTGTAAAAGCAATAGAAGCAGTTAAAAATGGAGAATTAGATGTTTATTCATTAGATGAACTTGATGCCAGTATAAAAAATAGATTTTAG
- a CDS encoding methionine adenosyltransferase, which produces MRNIIVKKLNVEPIEERPVEIVERKGLGHPDSICDGIAESVSRALCKMYIEEFGTILHHNTDQVELVGGHAYPKFGGGEMVNPIYILLSGRATMEIVDKNNNKIVKLPVGTTAVKAAKEYLKKVLRNVDVDKDIIVDCRIGQGSMDLVDVFERQKNEVPLANDTSFGVGYAPLSTTEKLVLETEKFLNSDKLKNEIPAVGEDIKVMGLREGNKITLTIAMAVIDKHVRNVEEYKEVIKKVKEKVESLAKKIANGYDVEININTADDYDRESVYLTVTGTSAEMGDDGSVGRGNRVNGLITPFRPMSMEAASGKNPVNHVGKIYNILANLIANDIAKLEGVKECYVRILSQIGKPINEPRALDIEIITENGYDIKDIEPKAKEIANKWLDNIMEVQKMIVEGRVNTF; this is translated from the coding sequence ATGAGAAATATAATTGTAAAAAAATTGAATGTCGAGCCAATAGAAGAAAGACCCGTCGAAATCGTAGAAAGAAAAGGATTGGGGCATCCTGACTCGATTTGTGATGGAATAGCAGAAAGCGTTAGTAGGGCATTATGTAAGATGTACATTGAAGAATTTGGAACTATTTTACACCACAACACGGATCAAGTTGAACTCGTAGGTGGACATGCATACCCTAAATTCGGCGGAGGAGAGATGGTAAACCCAATATATATTTTACTCTCTGGAAGAGCCACAATGGAGATCGTTGATAAAAACAATAACAAAATTGTGAAGTTGCCGGTTGGAACCACTGCCGTTAAAGCAGCTAAGGAGTATCTAAAAAAGGTTTTAAGAAATGTTGATGTTGATAAAGATATTATTGTCGATTGTAGAATAGGACAGGGAAGTATGGACTTAGTTGATGTCTTCGAAAGACAGAAAAATGAAGTGCCACTGGCTAATGACACATCCTTTGGTGTTGGCTATGCTCCTCTTTCAACAACAGAAAAATTGGTTTTAGAGACAGAGAAATTTTTAAATAGCGATAAATTAAAGAATGAAATCCCCGCCGTTGGAGAAGATATAAAAGTTATGGGTTTGAGGGAAGGAAATAAAATAACTCTAACGATTGCAATGGCAGTTATAGACAAACATGTGAGAAATGTTGAAGAATATAAAGAAGTTATAAAAAAGGTCAAAGAAAAAGTTGAAAGCTTGGCTAAAAAAATAGCTAACGGATATGATGTTGAGATAAATATAAACACGGCAGATGATTACGATAGAGAGAGTGTTTATTTAACAGTTACCGGAACCTCTGCAGAGATGGGAGATGATGGTTCAGTTGGTAGAGGAAACAGAGTCAACGGGTTGATAACACCATTCAGACCTATGAGTATGGAAGCAGCAAGTGGTAAAAACCCTGTAAATCACGTTGGTAAAATCTACAATATCTTAGCCAATTTAATAGCAAATGATATTGCCAAATTGGAAGGGGTTAAAGAATGCTATGTTAGAATATTAAGCCAAATTGGTAAACCAATCAATGAACCAAGAGCATTGGATATTGAAATAATAACTGAAAACGGCTATGATATAAAAGATATTGAGCCAAAGGCAAAAGAAATAGCCAATAAATGGTTAGATAACATCATGGAAGTTCAAAAAATGATTGTTGAAGGGAGAGTTAATACTTTTTAA